A region from the Mycolicibacterium phlei genome encodes:
- the fmt gene encoding methionyl-tRNA formyltransferase: MRIVFAGTPEPALPSLRRLIESPRHEVVAVLTRPDAAAGRRGKPAPSPVARLALEHDIPVLRPPKPNSEEFIAELTALAPDCCAVVAYGALLSERLLAVPTHGWVNLHFSVLPAWRGAAPVQAAIAAGDTVTGATTFLIEPALDSGPVYGVVTETIRPTDTAGDLLERLSISGADLLAATLDGIADGSLRPQPQPTEGVTVAPKITVEEARIRWDLPAHVVDRRIRAVTPAPGAWTMIGELRMKIGPVTVDDAAEPLPPGALRVDRTGVRVGTASAPVLLGTVQPPGKKPMNAADWARGARLDDTARAE, from the coding sequence GTGCGCATCGTCTTCGCCGGCACGCCGGAACCCGCCCTCCCGTCGCTGCGCCGACTGATCGAATCGCCGCGTCACGAGGTGGTCGCGGTGCTGACCCGCCCGGACGCGGCGGCGGGCCGGCGCGGTAAGCCCGCGCCCTCGCCGGTCGCCCGGCTGGCACTCGAACACGACATCCCGGTGCTGCGCCCGCCCAAGCCGAACTCCGAGGAGTTCATCGCCGAGCTGACCGCGCTGGCTCCGGACTGCTGCGCCGTGGTGGCCTACGGCGCGTTGCTGTCCGAGCGGCTACTGGCGGTCCCCACGCACGGCTGGGTCAACCTGCACTTCTCGGTGCTGCCCGCCTGGCGCGGCGCCGCACCGGTGCAGGCGGCGATCGCCGCGGGCGACACGGTCACCGGTGCGACGACGTTCCTCATCGAGCCGGCGCTGGACTCCGGCCCGGTCTACGGGGTGGTCACCGAGACCATCCGGCCGACCGACACCGCCGGGGATCTGCTTGAACGACTGTCGATTTCGGGTGCCGACCTGCTGGCCGCCACGCTCGACGGCATCGCCGACGGATCGCTGCGCCCGCAGCCGCAGCCCACCGAGGGCGTGACGGTGGCGCCGAAGATCACCGTCGAGGAGGCGCGCATCCGCTGGGATCTGCCCGCCCATGTCGTCGACCGGCGCATCCGCGCGGTGACCCCGGCCCCCGGTGCGTGGACGATGATCGGTGAGCTGCGGATGAAGATCGGGCCCGTCACCGTCGACGACGCCGCCGAACCGCTGCCGCCCGGCGCCCTGCGCGTCGACCGCACCGGCGTGCGGGTCGGCACCGCGTCGGCGCCGGTGCTGCTGGGCACCGTGCAGCCGCCCGGTAAGAAGCCGATGAACGCCGCCGACTGGGCCCGCGGCGCCCGCCTTGACGACACGGCGAGGGCCGAATGA
- a CDS encoding LemA family protein, translating to MVTWLLIIALVLAVGLFVGFVAGYNKLRAADVRVAEALSGIDVELIRRASLIPSLVHTVQTFAAHEKAVLDRVTDARAAIAAATAGSSVAERSAAERSLDAALAPLLALGQAYPQLNSSNNFLDLQRNLAETEDKLAFARQYYNDAVATLNRLVTTIPWMFVAPLTGVSEREYYQLPR from the coding sequence GTGGTGACCTGGCTGCTGATCATCGCGCTGGTCCTGGCGGTGGGGCTGTTCGTCGGTTTCGTCGCCGGTTACAACAAGCTGCGCGCGGCCGATGTCCGCGTCGCCGAGGCGCTCAGCGGTATCGACGTCGAGCTCATCCGGCGGGCGTCGCTGATCCCGAGCCTGGTGCATACGGTGCAGACGTTCGCCGCGCACGAGAAGGCCGTCCTGGACCGCGTCACCGACGCCCGCGCGGCGATCGCCGCGGCCACGGCGGGCTCCTCGGTGGCCGAGCGCAGCGCCGCCGAGCGTTCCCTGGACGCGGCGCTGGCCCCGCTGCTGGCGCTCGGCCAGGCCTATCCGCAGCTGAACTCGTCGAACAACTTCCTGGACCTGCAGCGCAACCTCGCCGAGACCGAGGACAAGCTGGCCTTCGCCCGGCAGTACTACAACGACGCGGTCGCCACCCTGAACCGGTTGGTCACCACGATCCCGTGGATGTTCGTCGCCCCGCTGACCGGGGTGTCCGAGCGGGAGTACTACCAGCTGCCCCGGTGA
- a CDS encoding DUF2207 domain-containing protein, with product MRRTLAWLITLAFLAFGVLWPLVFTGESSSEPTEISDPVVITDFDADFIVSDRGRLDAVERITAEFPSGRHGIFRYWDVANPNNPHVRQPPRITSILLDGLTVPYQMLWEDGTRFRVAKIGDPDKYLSYGRHVFEIRYVIDGVLDPQTVGADKQFVTSVGDPDAADSVFYWNVIAPAWNNRIENVDVTVALPGEVTGAQCTVGWGTGRACRELDVTDNRVRLTARDLAARTPVTLRAGTDVPVPPRTELPWNHKWDRVLGQSTTGVLWMAGLTVLAGLGALLWYRTTVEPSPGFPLQYAPPEGLGPVQTEYIRTEAVPKNGLTATLFYLAERGLVELKQLSDKTWRIRGVAERAAWVDVDRVSAAVGSALRVNSPGAEFIAQATEKSGERLNKAKTDMTKAVERWAFDEKLLVKHHRELWLRVANVIAFLLTLCGVFTWFFPTTMWALPFAAFFLLSLGSWNPGVGTRRTAKGRELWSRAGGFHRVLTTNSAEARFDFGARKDLYSAYVPFAVAAGAAALWAKKYEATTGTTAPQPDWYQPMSSTTHGYSGFSATAASFDSFESALSSSIGAYTAAQAASSSSGGSSGGGGGFSGGGGGGGGGGGGGSW from the coding sequence ATGCGTCGGACCTTGGCGTGGTTGATCACGCTGGCGTTCCTGGCGTTCGGCGTGCTCTGGCCCCTGGTGTTCACGGGCGAGAGCAGTTCAGAGCCCACCGAGATCAGCGACCCCGTCGTCATCACCGACTTCGACGCCGATTTCATCGTCAGCGACAGGGGCCGCCTGGACGCCGTCGAACGGATCACCGCCGAGTTCCCCTCGGGGCGCCACGGAATCTTCCGGTACTGGGACGTCGCCAACCCCAACAATCCGCACGTCCGCCAGCCCCCGCGCATCACGTCGATCCTGCTCGACGGGCTCACGGTGCCCTACCAGATGCTGTGGGAGGACGGCACACGGTTCCGGGTCGCCAAGATCGGTGACCCCGACAAATACCTGTCCTACGGCAGGCACGTCTTCGAGATCCGTTACGTCATCGACGGTGTCCTCGACCCCCAAACAGTCGGCGCCGACAAACAATTCGTCACCTCCGTCGGCGATCCCGATGCGGCGGACTCGGTGTTCTACTGGAACGTCATCGCACCGGCGTGGAACAACCGCATCGAGAACGTCGACGTCACCGTCGCCCTGCCCGGTGAGGTCACCGGCGCGCAGTGCACGGTCGGCTGGGGCACCGGACGCGCCTGCCGCGAGCTCGACGTCACCGACAACCGGGTGCGGTTGACGGCCAGAGACCTGGCGGCGCGCACCCCGGTCACGCTGCGCGCAGGCACCGACGTGCCGGTCCCGCCGCGCACCGAGCTGCCGTGGAACCACAAGTGGGACCGGGTCCTCGGCCAGTCGACCACCGGGGTGCTGTGGATGGCGGGCCTGACGGTGCTCGCCGGTCTGGGCGCGCTGCTGTGGTACCGCACCACCGTCGAACCCTCGCCGGGTTTCCCGTTGCAGTACGCGCCGCCGGAGGGGCTGGGCCCGGTGCAGACCGAGTACATCCGCACCGAGGCGGTGCCCAAGAACGGGTTGACCGCGACGCTGTTCTATCTCGCCGAGCGCGGGCTGGTCGAGCTCAAACAGCTCAGCGACAAGACCTGGCGCATCCGCGGCGTCGCCGAGCGCGCCGCATGGGTCGACGTCGACCGGGTCAGCGCCGCCGTCGGGTCGGCGCTGAGGGTGAACAGCCCCGGCGCCGAGTTCATCGCCCAGGCCACGGAGAAGTCGGGGGAGCGGCTCAACAAGGCCAAGACCGACATGACCAAGGCCGTCGAGCGGTGGGCCTTCGACGAGAAGCTGCTCGTCAAGCATCACAGGGAGCTGTGGCTGCGTGTCGCCAACGTCATCGCGTTCCTGCTGACGCTGTGCGGTGTGTTCACCTGGTTCTTCCCGACGACGATGTGGGCGCTGCCGTTCGCGGCCTTCTTCCTGCTCTCGCTGGGCTCCTGGAACCCGGGCGTCGGTACCCGCCGCACCGCCAAGGGTCGTGAATTGTGGTCGCGCGCAGGCGGTTTCCATCGTGTGCTGACCACCAACTCCGCGGAGGCGCGGTTCGACTTCGGTGCGCGCAAGGACCTGTACTCGGCGTACGTGCCGTTCGCCGTGGCCGCCGGCGCCGCCGCGCTGTGGGCCAAGAAGTACGAGGCGACGACGGGAACGACGGCGCCGCAACCGGACTGGTACCAACCGATGTCGTCGACCACTCACGGTTACTCCGGGTTCTCGGCCACCGCCGCGAGTTTCGACAGCTTCGAGTCGGCGTTGTCGTCGTCGATCGGCGCCTACACCGCCGCACAGGCCGCCTCCAGCAGCAGCGGCGGCTCCAGCGGAGGCGGTGGCGGCTTCAGCGGCGGCGGCGGCGGTGGAGGCGGCGGAGGAGGAGGCGGATCGTGGTGA